A window of Phragmites australis chromosome 2, lpPhrAust1.1, whole genome shotgun sequence genomic DNA:
ATTGTCAACTGCTGAGGCAAAGCTAGCATTGTTTCTTCTGTTCTTCTTATGGATTCAGAATAAGTGCGTTCAGATTCAGTTTTCACTTTCCAACAGAGGGAGCATTTCAGATTTTCAAATGCTCAAGGGCAGTACGGTTGCAATTTCATCAGTGACCAATCTCTCGTATTATTTGTTTATCGGCAGTACAAGTGATGGTTCATTTCACGACGATTGATCTGTTGCAAACTTGGAAGCTAAGGCTTCCAAGTTATTACAGAACGACGATTGATCTGTGGCTTCCAAGTTCATCTTATAAAATACAACACCAGAAACGTGGCATCTTGAATTGGACTGAGCAATCGGATTTTGCGCCATTGTTTCTCGTCACAAGATTGTTTCCGAAGATTTGTTGGAACAAGTATTGACATCTGTTGCAATATTGGCTACCAAATCCACCTCCTCGCTTCAAAAGTCATTACAGAATGACTTGAAGCCGGTTCAATTGTGGACGCACAAACGTAGACTGCCAAAGCTCAACGCACTAGATATATTCTGGCCAACGATTCATATGGCAGAAAATACAACTCGTGCTGGAAAAAGTCATGGTTGACTCCTAATCATTGTTGTGTTTCGAAACCAAGTTCCTTTGTCCACAAGTTTTTGCAAACGATGATACGAAAATGCACAGACATGCATGCTTTTCGCCATCGCTGGCATATGATAGCGGCAGAATAACTGATCACGAGAAAGATGGTCAACAAACACTCTATCCTGACCTCTACCGTTTGAAACTGAAGATGCGTGAAGGGATGAACAAGAGCACGAGCAGATCCGAATTGGAGCAGTAGATCGCAGCAGGAAACAAAACCGTACCTAATTCGCGTGAAATAGTTTGCTTCTTGGCTGAATCTACTGCTCCACGCATGGACACAAATGCTGATGATTTACATAGAGTTGAACGTGGATCATACAAACTtggaaaatttgattatatgccTTAAGTTAATCAAACTTTTATAATATATCCGAAGTTGATCTTACTTTGATTAACAAATTTTCATATTAAGTGAATAATAAACTTTGTTACAAACTAGTCCCTATAGACTAGACTTGTCCCTATGAGACATATGATCAAAAGATTACTAACTTCGAATATATTATCAAAGTTTGATCAACTGTAGAACATGTAATCAATTTTCCCTACAAACTCTGAAGTGGACGCAAATGAAATAACCGAATGACATGACAAGTTTGACTACGGTGCAGATGCAGCTCTACGTACGCGGAGGCGTGTGGAGGAAGCGCTGCCTTCTTCGGTGAGCTCGCGGCGCCAGCGGGGGGCAGGCCAGTGGGTGCACCAAACCATCTGCATAGTTGAATGATCACACGATCAGCTTGGAGCTGCAGGCACCTGTCAATGTGATGGCTGCAGCATTTCCCCCCATGCTGAATTCAAAAAGTTCAAAACCTAATCGACCAACCAACCAATGCAAAGCGGGAACGGGCGAGACAAACGCTTGGAGCCTGCGCGTTGTTTCGAGCGCTATATATACCGTGCGTGCTCGGTGGCGAAGCCTCATTACCAACTCGGAAACCTTCAGGCGAAAGCTTCCAGCAGCTCCTGTCCGGTGCGCGAACGCAGACGCGGCAAAGCTCGGTCGTCATGGCGTCGTCGTCTTCGTCCCGGTTGCTCGCTCTCCTCTCGTGCCTCGTGCTTGCCTTGCTCGCCAACGCCGAAGTGCACCACCACGAGTTTGTTGTACGTGATCCTGACTCTGCCACGGCAATGGATGTATGGTGCAGCTGTTTTTAGTGTGCGTTTGAACCATTTTTTTGGCTGACGCGTGTTTCCTTGGGTTGCGTGACGACTGATCAAGGTCCAAGAGACGCCGGTGAAGAGGCTGTGCAAGACGCACAACATCATCACGGTGAACGGGCAGCTCCCGGGGCCGACGCTGGAGGTCAGGGAGGGCGACACCCTCGTGATCAACGTCGTCAACCGCGCGCAGTACGACGTCACGATCCATTGGTACTTCTTCACTTTCTCATGCATAGCATGGTGGCATGCATCTAGCTAGCTCAGGGCGCGGGTTCAGTAACCTCTCCTTCGGTTTTGTGCGCGGCGCGCGACGTGCAGGCACGGCATCCGGCAGCTGAGGACGGGGTGGGCGGACGGGCCGGAGTTCGTGACGCAGTGCCCCATCAAGCCGGGCGGCAGCTACAAGTACCGGTTCACCATCGAGGGGCAGGAGGGCACGCTGTGGTGGCACGCGCACAGCTCCTGGCTCAGGGCCACCGTCTACGGCGCGCTCATCATCCGCCCCAGGGAGAACAAGGCCTACCCGTTCGGCAGGCCCTCCCGAGAAGTCCCCGTTGTCCTCGGTCTGGACCCTGCTCTTCCTTCCCCTGTCGTTGTTTCACGTCTAATTTGGCCGCTGCCAGTACGACAGCGATAGATAGTTATCTGAATGAAATGAACAAAAGGGCGAGCCAATGAAATAGACACTGAAAATTCTGGCAATGGTGGATGGACAGGGGAGTGGTGGGATGCGAACCCGATCGATGTCATCCGGGAGGCGCAGAGGACAGGCGGCGCACCGAATGTCTCCGACGCGTTCACCATCAACGGCCAGCCCGGTGACTTCTACAACTGCTCCCAAAAAGGTACTGCTATTCTCACGTGCCCATATTTGGGAGCATGACACGCAAAACTTACACAAAACACACCATGCTTAACTCCTCTCCGTAATGCGTCTTTTGGTCGGCAGAGACCACCGCCATTCCGGTGAAGCCCGGCGAGACGGCGCTGCTGCGGTTCATCAACGCTGCACTCAACCACGAGCTCTTCGTCACCATCGCGCATCACAAGATGACCGTCGTCGGCGTCGACGCGTCCTACACCAAGCCCTTCACCACCTCGGTGCTCATGATCGCGCCAGGGCAGACAACCGACGTCCTCGTCACCATGGACCAGGCGCCCACCCGGTACTACATCGCCGCGCGCGCCTACGTCTCCGCGCAGGGCGTGGCCTTCGACAACACGACCACCACGGCCATCATCGAGTACGACTGCGGCTGCGCCTCCGACTTCGGCCCCAAGATCCAGCCGGCGTTCCCGGTCCTTCCGGCCTTCAATGAcaccgccactgccaccgctTTTGACGCAGGAATCAAGAGCCCCGAGAAAGTCAAGCTTGCGGAGCACGTCGACGAGTACCTCTTCTTCACCGTCGGCCTCGGCCTGTTCAACTGCAAGCCCGGCCAGCTATGCGCCGGGCCGAACAACAACACTCGCTTCACGGCCAGCATGAACAACGTCTCCTTCGTCTTCCCGCAGACCGACTCCCTCCTCCACGCGCACTACTACAAGATCCCCGGCGTGTTCACCACCGACTTCCCGGCCTACCCGCCGGTGCAGTTCGACTACACTGCGCAGAATGTCAGCCGCGCCCTGTGGCAGCCAGTCCCGGCGACCAAGCTGTACCCGCTCAGGTTCGGCTCCGTGGTGCAGCTCGTCCTGCAGGACACCAGCATCGTCACGGCAGAGAACCACCCCATCCACATCCATGGCTACGACTTCTACATCCTCGCGGAGGGCTTCGGCAACTTTGACCCCAAGAAGGACGCCGAGAAGTTCAACCTCGTCGACCCGCCTCAGCGGAACACCGTAGCGGTGCCGGTAAGCGGCTGGGCAGTCATCCAGTTCGTCGCCGACAACCCGGGGGTGTGGCTCATGCACTGCCATCTCGACGTGCACATCACCTGGGGGCTGGCAATGGCGTTCCTGGTGGAGGATGGGTATGGCGAAATGCAGTCCCTGGAGCCGCCTCCTGTTGATCTTCCGATGTGCTAATGATCACCACAAGATACTGTGCCGAGGATATGGAAGCCTGCTCACGTTTTATGTTCAGTTGCTTCTTTTTTGGGGGGTATTTGTGATCTTAAGTTCTAGGGGAGTTGATTTTCCAGCATGTTTTGAACTTTTCCTCTGCAAATCTATGTAATTTTCAGTGATATTCAGCATATTATTTGGGAATAAATTCTTTTTTTGTACCGACTGTTACTGAATCAACGTGCAACAGCAAATATAAATGCTGTCCTTGATGAAATATCCAATATGGACGACTTCAACGGTCCAAACCCAAGAAAGCCTCGAAAAAATTCTTAGCAAAATGTAGCAAGTATGAAGTATAAGAAAATTCAGCCAACCATTAGTCGATACCTAAAATGGACATTTTAGACGGAAGAGATTGCGATTAACAAACCTACAGGCCCACtcttaaaaaacaaaaagatcAAACAGAAGCAAAAATCTACTATCAATTCAAAAGTCTGACAATGATAAGAGTATGGAGCTCCAGATGTTTCTCAAACTTCCAAGATACAAGCCTCAATTGCAAATCCTGATAATGGTCGAGTATGGAGCTCCAGGTGTTGTTCAAAATAGGAAACATACAAGCCtcaattgcaaatttgccactaaaagctgaaagctggaTTCAGAGTCAAGGTGCCCTCTGCCCAGCACCAACTTCCGTTACCCATGAATCAGACATCGCCCCCGATACAGTCAGGCAACAGTCTACATAAGTTACTATGAAGAATTCCTAGAAACTGCAAAAGCAAGATCAAATACTCCAATGACAGGTAAATGCTACCTTCTGTACAAGAGAAAGAACCAACGGCAGTTTCAGAAGGATGAACCATCCTCTATAGGTAGGCAAGCAAATAATATATTCCTCCATGATCCAGCCACAACATAAGACAATGGTGTATAATGAAACTAATCTCAAATTCTCAATCCTCATCTGACATTTTCAGTCATAGCCAGGTCAACCACCGCTGAAACCCTACTAAAGTTTTTTGTGCGAATGAAATCCTACTCAAGTTGATTCAGCATCAACATTCAATTGCATTCGACAAGCAATCGTAAGCAACATAAGGTATCTGTCTGACATATAAATCATGGATAGATGGCCATGAGTAGTTCAAACAAGCAAGAGCCATTCgggtatgtttggttttctTGCCCACCCTTGCCTAGCAAGGTTAAAGGACAAGTAagcatgtttggttcttttgctTGGTTTGAATTTGAGCAAGGTGGACTAGGATTTCCTTGCTTTTGAGGGAAAACCAAATTGGCTCTCCTTCCCTGGCATTGCCAAGCAAGGCTAGTGAGCAAGGAAACCAAACATTCCCGAAATTTTCATAGGTTGACTTACAATTATGAGACTGCCTGTTGTGACTTGtgtgataaaaatatatttatgcaGCACTCAACAGGATTCGTGGTTAGCCAGAAGGATACTACAAAACAATTCCAACATCGTATtggcagatttttttttctttggcagCCTGAGGTGTTTGAAAGCAAGAATTTTCAACCACCATAACCTATTCCAAATGTGACGTAGATTGAAACAATTTAACTATGAATAGCATCTTAACTGCAGCGAAACACAATTTGTACAGTGTGGATTTTTTTCATAGTAAAATATTAGTAGGCTCTAAGTTGTATAGCTTTAGGATTACAGATACACATCTCACTCAACGCTTTATGTTCCACTTAAGATTTAGCTGGATGCTTACCTTTGCCACAATGGTGGTTCGCCCAGTTTTCTTAGCCCCATGGCTAACCTGTCATATCCTATAAGACTTTGGAACTGTTGTGGACAGTGGCAAGCCTAACCCAAGAAATAAACAGGACGTAATTTATTTGAGCTCTTAGCTAACGTGCAGCTTTTGTATATCAGAAACTACTAGTTCTATTCTCTCCAAAATGTATACTGCAAGAGTTACACCTAGCAATCTCACATGATCCACCATAGTGCAATATAACTCAGAACATTAAAAGACAAATATTGCCTATAGGATCCAATATCCACCACAGCACCGAAACTTTCTGAGTTCACATTGAATTTTGCACAAGAAGATAAAAGTTCTAAGGAGAGCAGAAAATAACCGGAGATCCATAAAAATCGTCATGTTGTCCAAAACACAGAGATACATGTTAGCAAATTGACAATGCTCACCGTCACCAAATCTGGTGAAATCTAAGAGAAGTATAGCTCTCGCAGATTTTAGCATAATTCGAGGCACAAATTAGAACCACAATCAGATCTGCATGTCCATAGCTACTGGCACTTAATACCAGTCGTACGCAAAGCATACCAATTCtgacttcaaataaattcctcgAGCCAAGTACCCTACCGGATTTTACCAGCCGTCGACGCGTTAGACCCCAGATCCGGGTGACGCGAGGAAGGAGAGCAGCC
This region includes:
- the LOC133909047 gene encoding laccase-3 yields the protein MASSSSSRLLALLSCLVLALLANAEVHHHEFVVQETPVKRLCKTHNIITVNGQLPGPTLEVREGDTLVINVVNRAQYDVTIHWHGIRQLRTGWADGPEFVTQCPIKPGGSYKYRFTIEGQEGTLWWHAHSSWLRATVYGALIIRPRENKAYPFGRPSREVPVVLGEWWDANPIDVIREAQRTGGAPNVSDAFTINGQPGDFYNCSQKETTAIPVKPGETALLRFINAALNHELFVTIAHHKMTVVGVDASYTKPFTTSVLMIAPGQTTDVLVTMDQAPTRYYIAARAYVSAQGVAFDNTTTTAIIEYDCGCASDFGPKIQPAFPVLPAFNDTATATAFDAGIKSPEKVKLAEHVDEYLFFTVGLGLFNCKPGQLCAGPNNNTRFTASMNNVSFVFPQTDSLLHAHYYKIPGVFTTDFPAYPPVQFDYTAQNVSRALWQPVPATKLYPLRFGSVVQLVLQDTSIVTAENHPIHIHGYDFYILAEGFGNFDPKKDAEKFNLVDPPQRNTVAVPVSGWAVIQFVADNPGVWLMHCHLDVHITWGLAMAFLVEDGYGEMQSLEPPPVDLPMC